The Euphorbia lathyris chromosome 2, ddEupLath1.1, whole genome shotgun sequence genome includes a window with the following:
- the LOC136217227 gene encoding uncharacterized protein: protein MAGNKLLVIVLVLVYSAADIHAGNVTCRSKGPCFLKKLSCPVECPLTTSSNPREKVCFLNCNSPICKPECKHRVPNCNSPGSACFDPRFIGGDGIVFYFHGKSNQHFTLVSDLNLQINARFIGLRPAGRTRDFTWIQALGIMFNSHTFSLEATRAETWDGEIDHLKFTHNGNEIVIPEGHLSSWQSPEIRVERTLSKNSVVIILPEVAEISVKVVPVTKEDDRIHSYQIPSGDCYSHLEVQFKFYSLSTEVEGVLGRTYQPEFENPAKPGVAMPVVGGEDKYRTTSLLSADCESCLFSPAEATERKDVSVMDFGMLDCTAGSNGHGIVCRK from the exons ATGGCAGGCAATAAACTCTTAGTGATTGTGCTAGTTTTAGTGTATAGTGCAGCAGATATACATGCAGGAAATGTAACCTGCCGCAGTAAAGGTCCATGCTTCCTCAAGAAGTTAAGTTGCCCAGTAGAGTGTCCACTCACAACTTCATCTAATCCAAGAGAAAAAGTTTGCTTTTTGAATTGCAATTCACCCATCTGCAAGCCTGAATGTAAAC ATCGTGTACCAAATTGCAACTCTCCTGGTTCAGCCTGCTTCGATCCCCGATTCATCGGTGGAGATGGCATTGTCTTTTACTTCCATGGAAAGAGCAATCAGCATTTCACCTTAGTATCTGATCTCAACCTGCAAATCAATGCCCGTTTCATCGGCCTCCGTCCAGCAGGCAGAACCCGCGATTTCACTTGGATTCAAGCTCTTGGCATCATGTTCAATTCACATACTTTCTCTCTTGAGGCTACAAGAGCAGAGACATGGGATGGTGAGATTGATCATCTGAAATTCACTCACAATGGGAATGAAATAGTGATACCAGAAGGACATTTATCGTCATGGCAATCTCCGGAAATTAGAGTGGAGAGAACACTAAGCAAGAACAGTGTAGTAATCATTCTACCTGAGGTTGCTGAGATATCGGTGAAGGTTGTGCCTGTGACAAAAGAAGATGATAGAATTCATAGTTATCAGATACCTTCTGGTGACTGTTATAGTCACTTGGAAGTGCAGTTCAAGTTTTATAGTTTATCCACGGAAGTTGAAGGTGTGCTTGGAAGGACTTACCAGCCTGAGTTTGAGAATCCAGCGAAACCAGGAGTTGCAATGCCGGTTGTGGGAGGAGAAGATAAGTACCGGACTACATCTCTGCTGTCTGCTGATTGTGAGTCATGTTTATTCTCTCCAGCTGAAGCAACCGAGCGGAAGGATGTATCAGTGATGGATTTTGGCATGCTCGATTGCACTGCTGGTTCTAACGGACATGGCATAGTTTGCAGGAAATAG